The Deltaproteobacteria bacterium sequence TCGAAGATACAACGAAATATTGAGCCGTGCGCGTGACCTTCTACTCCACCGCCTGATGAATGGAGACATTACTGTATGAGTGAAACCGTATTCATGAAAGTAGATTATGACCTGAGAACGTTGGTAAACTTTATTGCGTTGTTGACCATCGGCGGAAAGAGATCGTAATGAGCCTGTCTCTCCTCTTCATCAGCAGTGTTCAGAAGGAATTCGCCGAGGAACGGGCGGCCATCCGCGATTTTATTAGGGGGGATGCCCTGCTGAGGCGATACTTCGACGTGTTTCTTTTTGAGGACCTGCCTGCGTTGGACCGGCGAGCCGATGCTGTTTATTTTGACGAGGTCGATAACTGCGGCGTGTATGTGGGCCTTTTCGGAGATGCATATGGCGATGAAGACAAAGACGGCAGATCGCCTACGGAACGGGAGTTTGATCGGGCCACGGAGAAGGGCAAAACGCGGCTTGTCTTTGTTAAAGGACAGGACGACAAGTCAAAACACCCAAAGATGCAGAAGCTGATCCGTCGGGCGGGCTCCCAGCTCATTCGGCAGAGGTTTGCAGAGACTCTGGGCTTGACTTCCGGGCTATATGCCAGCCTGGTGGAACACCTTGAGCGGGTTGGTGAATTGAGAACGTTACCATTTGATGCCTCCGCCTGCCCCAAAGCAGGCATGGACGACATTTCCCTGGACAAGATTGCCTGGTTCCTGGAGACAGCGAAACGGGAAAGAAACTATGCCCTTTCGGCCAAGGCCAAGCGGATGAAGACCCTGGCCCACCTCAACCTTCTGGACGATGGGCAGCCCACGCATGCCGCCATCCTGTTGTTCGGTGGAAATCCCCAGCGCTTCCTGCCGACCTCGGAGGTCAAGTGTCTTCACTTCCATGGCACGGTGGTGCAGAAGCCGATTCCGTCTTATCAAATCTTTAAAGGCACCGTCTTTGAGTTGGTGGACCAGGCCGTGGACTTTGTCATGTCCAAGGTTGCCCGATCCGTTGGCACACGCGAACACGCTACTCAGGCCCCCGTGGAATACGAACTGCCCGGGCAGGCAGTAGCAGAGGCCATTGTTAACGCTGTGACCCACCGGGACTACAGCGATAATTCGAGCGTGCAGGTTATGCTTTTTGCAGACCGGCTTGAGATCTGGAATCCCGGTGAACTGCCCCCGACTCTGACGCCGGAACTCCTGCGGGTTCCCCACGCTTCGATTCCGCGAAACCCCCTTCTTGCTGAGCCGCTTTTCTTGGTACGCTATATCGAAAAGGCAGGGACCGGCACGCTGGACATGATTTCTCGCTGCCAGGAAGCCGGCCTTCCTGAACCCGATTTCGAGCAGCAGGCCGGACAGTGGGTGGTAACCATATGGCGGGATTGGCTGACGGATGCAGTTTTGGCGGGATTCAATCTTAATGAGCGACAAATTGCCGGGATTGCCTGTCTGAGATCGGAAGGACGGATTACAAGCGGAAGGTATCAGAATTTAACGGGAATTAGCCGACAGACTGCAACACGCGACATGGAAGACTTGGTAAAGAGGGGCATCCTTGAACGGCACGGTGAGCGTCGTGGAACTTTCTACGTTAAGGCGAAGAAAATGACTCAAATATGACCCATATGCCTCACAGTAGTGGCAACTTAAATGCCCCGGAAATGCCTCAAATGCCTCATGAGATCGGGCAGCGAACTTGTTTGCGGGCGTTGAATTTTGAATCAGGCAACTAGGAGGACATGAGTCTAAAGGCACCATAAACTGGACATAAAGAGGACAAACAGGACATTCCATCGGCATTGAACGGGCCAGATAGGGGCCAATTGAGTCAGAAACCAAGGATAAGACTATGACAGCCGGTTATTATACCGAAGATACCCTGTGCCAGCAGACGACGGCCGAATATCTGCGCGACGAACTCGGATGGGAGTCGGTCTTTGCCTACAATACCGAGACCTTGGGGAAGGAAGGCACGCTGGGGCGCAGAGATGACCGGGAAGTGGTGCTGACGCGCTATCTCTATATCAAACTGATGGAGTTCAACCCCGGTCTGCCTGATGACGCCTATCGGGATGCTGTCCGACAGATTGTGGAAACCAGCGCCAGCCAGACCATGCTGGCCGCCAATCGGGAAAAATTCGGCCTGTTTAGGGACGGGGTGAAGGTCAGTCTCCGCAACGATGAGGGCGAACTGAAAAAGGAGACCCTCCGGGTTTTCAATTTTGAGGAGCCTGAGAAAAACCATTTCCTGTGCGTGCGCGAACTGTGGGTGCGGGGCGACCTCTACAGGCGGCGGGCCGACATTATAGGTTTTGTCAACGGCCTGCCGCTGCTATTTGTCGAGTGCAAGAATGTACACAAGGACCTGGAAGTGGCCTACACGCAGAATCTTTCAGACTACAAGGACACTATCCCCCATCTATTCCATCACAACGCCATCGTGTTGTTGGGCAACGGAATCGAGGCGAAGATCGGATCACTTTCCAGTAAGTATGAACATTTCGGAGAATGGAAGCGCCTGGCCGAGGAGGAGCCCGGTGCGGTGGACATGGAAACCCTGCTCAAAGGGGTTTGCGAAAAGCGCAACTTCATGGACCTGTTCGAGAATTTCATCGTTTTTGATGACTCGACGGGCAGGCTGGCCAAGATCTTGGCCCGCAATCACCAGTTCCTCGGCGCGAACAGAGCGATCAATGCGGTTAAAACCCGTGAGGCTCGGCAAGGAAAGTTGGGGGTGTTCTGGCATACGCAGGGCTCGGGCAAGAGCTACTCCATGGTGTTTTTCACCCGTAAGGTGCACCGCAAGCTGGGCGGCAATTTTACCTTTCTCATCTGCACGGACCGTGACGACCTGGACACACAGATATACAAAACCTTTGCCGGTTGCGGCCTGGCCGACAACGACAAGGACCCCTGCCGGGCAAGTGGCGGGGATCATCTGCAACAACTTCTGGGTGAACACAAGGCCTATGTGTTTTCGCTGATCCAAAAGTTCAACAAAGACGTGGAAGAGCCATACTCGCCGCGGGATGACGTGATTGTCATCACGGACGAGGCCCACCGCACCCAGTATGGCATCCTTTCTTTGAACATGCGAAACGCGTTGCCCAAGGCCAGCTTCATCGGTTTTACCGGGACACCCCTTTTTAAGGACGACGAGATTACCCGACGGATTTTCGGCGACTATGTGTCTACTTACGACTTTCAACGGGCGGTAGAAGACGACGCCACGGTGCCGCTCTATTACGACGCAAGGGGCGATAAGTTGCAGTTTGTTGATGAAAACGGAAAGAGGCACAAAGTCTCGGCGCCAAAATCGCTGAATGAAAAGATTGCAAAAAAACTTGAAGAACTTGAAATCGAAGATGTGGATGTGCAGCAACGACTCGAAAGAGATCTGAAGCGGGACTACCATATCGTCACGGCGGGAAAGCGTCTCAATCAGGTGGCGCGAGACTTTGTGAAGCACTGCTCGACAGCATGGGAGAGCGGCAAATCCATGCTGGTGTGCATCGACAAGATTACCTGTGTACGAATGTATAATCTTATCAAAGAGCTTTGGCAAAAACGGATCTCAATGCTCGAATCGGATTTGCCCAACGCGAGCGACGAGCAGGATGCCATATTTCGGAGGCGACAGATCGCCTGGATGCGGGAAACACAGATGGCGGTGGTGGTTAGTGAAGAACAGGGCGAAATGGAAAAGTTCAGAAAGTGGGATCTGGACATTACGCCCCATCGGCGACTGTTGAAAGAAGGCTTCGACATCCCGGAGAATCTGCGGGAAAGGCCGGAGTTTGTGGGCATGCGGCGTCTGGACCCGGACTCTGCCTTCAAGGAGGAGGCGCATCCTTTCCGTATTGCCATTGTCTGTGCCATGTGGATGACCGGCTTTGATGTGCCCAGCCTTTCCACACTTTACCTGGACAAGCCGCTCAAGGCGCATACCTTGATGCAGGCTATTGCGCGGGCCAATCGGGTGCATGAGGGGAAGAACAATGGCCTCATTGTCGACTACTGCGGCATTTTGACAAACCTTCGCAAAGCCCTGGCAACCTTTGCCGGCCAGGGGGACGGCGGGCGTGGCGGAGCAGAGGGAGATGGCACCGATCCGGCCAAG is a genomic window containing:
- a CDS encoding DUF4062 domain-containing protein, producing MSLSLLFISSVQKEFAEERAAIRDFIRGDALLRRYFDVFLFEDLPALDRRADAVYFDEVDNCGVYVGLFGDAYGDEDKDGRSPTEREFDRATEKGKTRLVFVKGQDDKSKHPKMQKLIRRAGSQLIRQRFAETLGLTSGLYASLVEHLERVGELRTLPFDASACPKAGMDDISLDKIAWFLETAKRERNYALSAKAKRMKTLAHLNLLDDGQPTHAAILLFGGNPQRFLPTSEVKCLHFHGTVVQKPIPSYQIFKGTVFELVDQAVDFVMSKVARSVGTREHATQAPVEYELPGQAVAEAIVNAVTHRDYSDNSSVQVMLFADRLEIWNPGELPPTLTPELLRVPHASIPRNPLLAEPLFLVRYIEKAGTGTLDMISRCQEAGLPEPDFEQQAGQWVVTIWRDWLTDAVLAGFNLNERQIAGIACLRSEGRITSGRYQNLTGISRQTATRDMEDLVKRGILERHGERRGTFYVKAKKMTQI
- a CDS encoding type I restriction endonuclease subunit R; its protein translation is MTAGYYTEDTLCQQTTAEYLRDELGWESVFAYNTETLGKEGTLGRRDDREVVLTRYLYIKLMEFNPGLPDDAYRDAVRQIVETSASQTMLAANREKFGLFRDGVKVSLRNDEGELKKETLRVFNFEEPEKNHFLCVRELWVRGDLYRRRADIIGFVNGLPLLFVECKNVHKDLEVAYTQNLSDYKDTIPHLFHHNAIVLLGNGIEAKIGSLSSKYEHFGEWKRLAEEEPGAVDMETLLKGVCEKRNFMDLFENFIVFDDSTGRLAKILARNHQFLGANRAINAVKTREARQGKLGVFWHTQGSGKSYSMVFFTRKVHRKLGGNFTFLICTDRDDLDTQIYKTFAGCGLADNDKDPCRASGGDHLQQLLGEHKAYVFSLIQKFNKDVEEPYSPRDDVIVITDEAHRTQYGILSLNMRNALPKASFIGFTGTPLFKDDEITRRIFGDYVSTYDFQRAVEDDATVPLYYDARGDKLQFVDENGKRHKVSAPKSLNEKIAKKLEELEIEDVDVQQRLERDLKRDYHIVTAGKRLNQVARDFVKHCSTAWESGKSMLVCIDKITCVRMYNLIKELWQKRISMLESDLPNASDEQDAIFRRRQIAWMRETQMAVVVSEEQGEMEKFRKWDLDITPHRRLLKEGFDIPENLRERPEFVGMRRLDPDSAFKEEAHPFRIAIVCAMWMTGFDVPSLSTLYLDKPLKAHTLMQAIARANRVHEGKNNGLIVDYCGILTNLRKALATFAGQGDGGRGGAEGDGTDPAKPEKELLEDLAEAIALVRSFLEERGASLDDIMEKIGFARNAAILAAKEVANENDETRKLFEVMCREVFKKFKACINNKGVNAYRKAYHAVNIVYRSLQQDREQADISDIIRKLHEVVDQTIETRPDDAGEDRPPFNIAGIDFDLLRKEFEHSPAKKTTVQNLKQAIDEKLRRLLERNPLRTDFQKHYEEIVAAYNREKDRQTIEKTFADLLKFVQDLDDEEHRAMQEGLDEESLAVFDMLKKSELKKQQIKRIKKVAVELLSTLKREKLKIDHWQDKESSRDAVRVAIRDFLWSDETGLPVDSFSEDEVNIKAEDVFRHVYRVYPTVPSPYYAGAQA